In the genome of Desulfolucanica intricata, the window AATTATATTGTTGTGTCTACCAGTAATGAAGCCGGACAAATATATGAAGAAATCCCGGCTGTCGTAGAAGGTGAACCAATACAAATCTTTTTTAACAGCCGCTACTTGATAGATGCTTTAAAAGCAGTAAATACTGAAAATATCTACTTAAATTTATCAGGTCCGGTTAGCCCTTGTGTTTTACGTACTGATGAAACTAATTATTTATCTCTTTTATTACCTGTACGCCCTTAAAATGGGAGTGATTAACTTGATAAAAGATGTAGAGGTAAGCGGTCCAATAAAATTAGATCAATTTTTAAAATGGGCAAATATTGCTTCTACCGGGGGTCATGCTAAAATACTTATTCAAACAGGGAATGTTAAAGTCAACGGAGCCGTAGAGTTAAGAAGAGGGCGGGTTTTAAAAAAGGATGATCAAGTACAAATAGACGATCAGAGTGTATATAGAGTTTTTATAAAAGACAAGGAGTGTAAATAGTTGGTTTGCGAATAACTGATTTATGTCTTAAAAATTTTCGCAACTATAGAAACTTGCATTTTAAACCCGGAAATAATTTAAATATTTTGGTAGGAGATAATGCACAAGGTAAAACAAACCTGTTAGAGGCTGTCTATTTGACACTTAAAGGTAGATCTTTTCGCACTTCTCGTGAAAAAGATATTATTAACTTTGATAGTCAAAAGGCTAAACTTAAAGCTAACGTTTTTGCTTTTGGTCAAGATTTTGTTATTGATCTAATTATTAGCAGGAACAAAGGAAAAGTTTTAAAAATTAATGATTTTAGCAGCAGTAATAAAAAATTTGCCGCTAACTTCGGTACAGTTTTATTTACTCCTGATCATTTGTCTGTTATTAAAGGTTCACCTCAAGAAAGAAGGCGGTTTTTGGATTTAGAATTATCCGGTTTTTACCCTCACTATAACTATTATTTATCAAATTACCAAAAAGTTTTAGCACAAAGAAATAATTTATTAAAGGATATCAGAGATAAAAAGCAATCAAATAGCAGTTTATATTTATGGGATGAACAATTATTTGAATACGGGTCTAAAATTATAGCCAGTAGATTTGAAATTTTAAAGAGATTAATTCCGGTGGCCCAAAAAATACATAATCAGATTACTTCAAGCCAGGAGCGGCTGACGATTAGGTATTTATCCAGTCTAAATTTAAGTGAATTAAACTCTAAATTTATTTTCGAGCAGTTCAAAGCTGTTTCTTTGAAAATAAGGGAGCAGGAATTATACCGGGCTCAAACTTTAGTGGGACCACACCGGGATGACTTGGGATTTTTTATAGCCAATCAAAGTATTAGTAGCTTTGGCTCACAAGGACAACAAAGGACCCTTATCCTAAC includes:
- a CDS encoding RNA-binding S4 domain-containing protein — protein: MGVINLIKDVEVSGPIKLDQFLKWANIASTGGHAKILIQTGNVKVNGAVELRRGRVLKKDDQVQIDDQSVYRVFIKDKECK
- the recF gene encoding DNA replication/repair protein RecF (All proteins in this family for which functions are known are DNA-binding proteins that assist the filamentation of RecA onto DNA for the initiation of recombination or recombinational repair.), translated to MRITDLCLKNFRNYRNLHFKPGNNLNILVGDNAQGKTNLLEAVYLTLKGRSFRTSREKDIINFDSQKAKLKANVFAFGQDFVIDLIISRNKGKVLKINDFSSSNKKFAANFGTVLFTPDHLSVIKGSPQERRRFLDLELSGFYPHYNYYLSNYQKVLAQRNNLLKDIRDKKQSNSSLYLWDEQLFEYGSKIIASRFEILKRLIPVAQKIHNQITSSQERLTIRYLSSLNLSELNSKFIFEQFKAVSLKIREQELYRAQTLVGPHRDDLGFFIANQSISSFGSQGQQRTLILTLKLALIELWKNELKEVPVILLDDVFFELDCKRQKYILELINQDIQVFITTTNIDNIVKYGYNNTRIFYIRDGFIDGEE